CATCTTGGGGTATACCGAAGAGACTGAGTTCCAGGTTGGCGTGATGGCCCTGCTGTTTCTGAAATCGGACGAGGCGGCAGGCAAGGTCCCCGAAATCGGGCTTACGGCATACGGCTCGACGCGTGGCCAGCTGCAGTTGCAACTGGAACCCTACTATTATATGTTCCATGACCGGGTGAGTATTTGGGGCCTGCTCAAGTACCAGGACTGGGTGGCCGGTTATTACGGTCGAGGCAACGATCCCGACATCGACGTGTTTACCAATTTCAACCGGAAGAAATTCCAGTTCGGCACCAAGGTCGAATCGCGGGTGGGGTTGCCGTCTACGCTTAAGTACGGCATCGAGGTCCACGCCGAATACACTGAAATTGATTTTGAACAGGGCGAAATTGAAGACTTGCCCGATGAACATTCCGGGTGGCGAAATGGCGTGGGATATCTGTTCGGATTTGATTCCCGAGATAACATCAACTGGACCCGTCACGGATTCCTGGTGCAGTGGCAGCAGATGTTCTACAGCGACCGCCTGGGCGATTACACATTTGATGTTGAATCGCTGGATTTGCGAGTCTATTCTAGCTTGTCAAAGACGACTACGACGGCGGTGGGCTTCCTGTGGCAGCGCGCCGATGGCGACGTCCCGTTCGATATGCTGGCGGGGCCCGATGGAATTTGCCGTTTCCGCGGCGTAGAGAGTCTATACTTTGGCGACAACCAGGCTGTCATTATGCAGGCGGAATTGCGCCAGTACATCTGGTGGCGGCTTGGTGCGCATTTCTTTTTCGAAGGGGGCAAGTCGGGTCGTTACTTTAGTGAACTTGTACGCAACGACTGGCACCGGTCGATTGGCGCGGGAGCGCTTCTCGGTTTGAATCTGAAACAGACTCTTTTTGCTCGCGCCGACATTTCCTGGGTCGATTTTGACCATCTGGGACTGTCTTTTTATGTGCGTCAAGCATTCTAGTGCCGTTTTATCCTTGATTTCTGTCAATATGTCAGTTTTGTAATGTTTTTGAAAGATGAATTCTTATTTTTTTCTATCTTTTAGCGCAAATTGAAAATAATGAGGTTAATTATGTCTTCTGAAGAAATGAAAAGCAAACTCAAGTCCTTCTTTATGTCCGATCTCGGTGTCGATGGTGACGTTCTCCAGTTCGATACTCCGCTTTTTGGTGAAGAAATCGGTCTTGATTCCGTGGATTCCCTTGAAATCATCTCTTTCGTGGATTCCAACTTCGGCGTGTCCATGACCGGTGTTGCCAAGGAAAACTTCCAGAGCATCGATACGATCGCCGCCTATATCGAAGCCCACAAGGCCTAATTATCTAAGTGAGACCTGGTCGGTCTGTTAGAATGACAGATGGGTAGGGTCTTCGAGGCCAGTCATTCTGAGCCCTATCGGTCGTCTTACGGATTCCTTCCAGGGTGACATAAGACCGTCATTCTGGAGTCCTGGAGCGTAGCGAAAGGGCGATAGAATCTGGCCGTGGCAATCTCTAGTTGAATTCTGTAGATTTTTGGAGTAGTATGACCCCTGACGAACGCCGCTGTGTAGTTACTGGCTTGGGTGTTATTTGCGCCGTCGGTAACAATGTCGAAGAGACTTGGAAAAGTGCCCTTGAATCAGTTTCGGGTATCCATAAAACGACTTCGGTCGATACTGTAAATTGCTATGCGGACTTGGCTGCCGAAGTCAAGTGCGACACCCTCGATAACCTGGACGCTCCCGAAGAAAAGGACCGCGTCTCTAAGCTCTGCATCAAGGCTGCGAACGAGGCCTTGGCCGATGCGGGGCTTTCTAATTTCGGTGACGATCAGCGCGTGAGCGTGGTGATCGGCAGCTGCGTGGGCGGCGTGCTTTCCATTGAACAGTATCACCAGCATGGTCGCGACGCTTCTGAAATTGCAAAGATGCCTATTGCCGCCATTGCTTCGCAGGTTGCTGAATCTTGCGGCGCTGGCGGTATCGTGACGAACGTGGCGAACGCCTGTGCGGCGGGCACGATTTCGATTGCGGTCGCCTGCGACCTGATTCGTGCCGGCAAGGCCGACGTGGTGATTGCGGGCGGTGCCGACTCCTTTGCTGCGGTTCCGTATTCCGGTTTCCTTTCTCTCCATGCCCTCGACGAAAACGGCTGCTCTCCGTTCAACCGTTGCAACGGCATCACGCTTGGCGAAGGTGCGGGCATCGTTATCGTAGAATCTTACGAACATGCCCAGAAGCGCTCCGCAAAACAGTACTGCGAAGTGCTCGGTTCCGGTGTCACCAGCGACGCGAACCACATTACCGCTCCGCGTGAAGATGGCGTTTGCCTGATGGAAGCGATTAATCGCGCCGTCAAGAATTCCGGCATCGACAAGTCCGATATCGGCTACGTGAACGCTCACGGTACGGGTACGGGCAAGAATGACAATGCCGAGATTACGGCGTTCAAGAATTTCTTTGGCGAAGACAACGCAAGTGTCAGCGTGAGCTCCACCAAGGTGATGACCGGTCACTGCCTCGGTGCCGCCGGTGCTATCGAGGCCGTGTTCAGCATCAAGGCGCTTACGACCGATACGGTGCTCCCGACATTCCCCTACAGCGAAGAACAGTCTGCCGCCCTCAAGGAAAAGGTGGGTAGTCTCGACTTCGTTCAGAACAAGGCGCGCCACAAGGAACTCAAGTGCGTGCTGAGCAACAACGTGGCGTTCGGCGGCACGAACGCGGCGATTGTTTTCTCGAAGGTCCCTGGCGAAGTTTCTGCCCAGTCCGCGAAGGCAAAGAAGATTGCCGTGACGGGGCTTGGAATCGTCTCTCCGCTTGGTAACAGCAAGGCCGCTTACCTCGCGGCCGTCGCAGAAGACAAGAAACCCGAATCCGCCTCGGTGCATTCGACGATTGCACTCGACGACTACAAGGAACTCGGCATCAAGATGGCTTTCTACCGTAAGCTCGACAACCTGGGACAGCTCCAGACGGTGTCGGGTATGCGCGCCTTGCAGGATGCGAATTTCCAGGTGACTGACGATAACGCCAAGGATATCGGCATTATCGTGGGTACCAGCGAAGGTGGCCTCGGTGCCACTTATGATTTTGAAGAACTCATTGCACGTGAAGGCAATTCCCAGGGTTCCGCGTTCAAGTTCCCGCATACGGTTTACAATGCGGCGGGCGGTTATCTTTCCATCTGCTCCGGCATCAAGGGTTACGGAGTCACGATTACGACGGGTCCGCTTTCCGGCCTCGACAGCATCGGGTACTCGATGAACGTGATTCACGACGGTCAGGAACAGGCTATGATGGCGACCGGTACCGACGAGAACCTGCCGATTATTACCGAATTTGCCCAGAAGCTGGGCGTGGCCGCCGCTGATGTGGTGGTGCCTTTCGCAGACAACGAAGGCTGTGTGGTGGGTGACGGCTCCGTGTCGATTATGCTCGAAGAAGAAGGTTACGCCAAGGCCCGCGGCGCGAAGGTCTACTGCTACGCGCTTGGTTTCGGCCACGGCCGCAAGAACGTGAAGTTCGGCAAGCTGGTCGGCTCTGACGAGGCATTGGACAAGGCTATAGCCGACGCTCTCGCCGATGCCGGGATTTCCGCTGGCGAAATTGATGCGGTTTGCGGTTTCGCCAACGGCTGCAAGCGAATCGACGATATCGAGAAGGGCGCACTCAAGCGCGTGTTCGGTGAAAAGCTTGCCTCGATGCCGCTCTTTGAAGTCAAGGAACGCACCGGTGAAGGTCGTGCGGGGTCTGCTGCTTTGGCGGCAGCCGAAGCGGCCCTCCTGTTGAGCGGTGAACTTGCTGGCGACAATGCCTACTTTGTCGCGGCCGACGGTTCCGTGGCATCCAAGAAGGTCGATGCGGCTGGCCTCAAGAAAATTTTGGTGATTTCGTTTGCGGCGGGCGGCTCCTACAGCGCCGTCGTTTTCGGCAAATAGTTTAGAAGAAGGAGACTTGAAGATGAAAGTTGCTTTGGTGACAGGTGCGTCTAAGGGAATCGGCAAGGCTTGCGCCCTGCGACTCGCCCGTGACGGTTACACGGTCGTGGTGAATTATTCCAGTTCCGACGAGGCGGCGAACGCGACGCTCGACCAGATCAAGGCTGAAGGTGGCGACGGCATGATTTACAAGGCCGATGTTTCCAAGCTTGACGAAGTCAAGGTGATGGTGCGCGAAGTGTTCAAGGCTTACGGCCGCATTGACGTGCTCGTGAACAACGCGGGCATTGTCCGCGATGAATACCTGATGATGATGAATCCGGCAACTCTCGACAAGTGCTTCGATCTGAACGTGAAGGGCTACTTCTACTGTGCCCAGCAGGTGGCCGTGAAGATGTACAAGCAGAAATCCGGCGTGATTATCAACATGAGTTCCGTGTCCTCGAAGTTCGCTCTCGCGGGCCAAGCCGTCTACAGCGCCACGAAGGGTGCGGTGAACTCGCTGACCCAGACCCTCGCGAAGGAGCTGGGCGGTTTCGGCATCCGCGTGAATGCCGTGGCTCCGGGCTTTATCGCGACCGAGATGATCGAGGCTATTCCCGAAGAGACCCGCAAGGGCTATCTCGAAAAGATTCCTCTCAAGCGTTTCGGCTCTGCCGACGAAGTCGCAAACATTGTGTCTGCACTAGCCTCTGACCAGTTCGCCTACGTGACCGGCCAGGTGTTCGTACTCGACGGAGGGCTTTCTCTATGATGAACATTTACGAAATCAGCGAAAAGATTGCGCAGCGTCCGCCGTTCCAGATGATCGAGAAAGTGACGGAACTGGTGCCGAACGAATCTGCCGTGGGCATCAAGAACGTGAGCGTGAACGAACCGTACTTTACCGGTCACTTCCCGGGCACGCCGATTATGCCTGGCGTGCTCATTGTGGAAAGCTGCGCTCAGCTTTGCTCGCTTGTGATTGAAAAGCCCGCCGAAGATTTGAAAAAAAATCTCTACGTGCTTTTGAAAATTGACGGATTCAAGTTCGTGAAGCCGGTGATTCCGGGTGACCAGCTTGAAATCTCGGTCAAGAAGACGAAGGAAGGTGGCGTGCTGGTCGGCTTTGACTGCATCGTGAAAGTGAACGGCAACGTTCACGCGAAGGGTGCGCTCACCTTTACCAGCATCCCGAAAGAAAGCCTCGGAAAGTAATCGCTTTTTGATTGCGCTCGGTTATTTGACCGGGCGTTTTTCGTCGCTCAGGTCGAGCCCTGGAATGTCTGATTCCAGTAGGGTCGCCTGGGCGTTTATCTTTTTAAGGAAATCCTGCGTGGCGGGTGCGCTTTCGTCCTGAATCCGGTGTCTCGCTCCCTTGAGGAACTTTTCGACCTTGGCGATGTGGCCACATGTTATTTCACTGCAGTAAGTATCTGCCATACGTTCGAAAATGTATTCTTCGGCGGTTCTTGAAAGGTGGACCATGTCGCTTTCGTAGAATCGGTAGTCGCGCAGCTCGTCCATCACGATTTCGTAGCTCGGAAAATAATCTATGGTGGGAAAGGTTCCTGAGCTGGCCGAAGGGACGGTGGTGACACTGCTTATTGCGCTATTTACTGCGAGCTGTAATGTCGCCTTAGAAAGTGTGTTGTTATGGGCGCCGTCGCTCATGTGTCGCAGCGGCGATACGGTAAAGACGATGCGGGGGGTGTTGTCGCTTGTAAATCTTGCAACGTCATTGCGAGCCGAAGGCGAAGCAATCCTGGTCTGATTTTTTATCTTGCGCAGATTTTCGACGATTTCGCAGATGGCGCTGGCCGCCTCATCTACGCTAATCATCCTGCGTTCAAAAAGTGCGGGGTCTTGTCGGTGGCAATTCGAAACGGGCTTACCGCTGTCCTTTAAATAGTAAACGAATGCGGTGCCGAGCGTAATAAAGACGGCATCTGCCTTTCGCAGAAA
The sequence above is drawn from the Fibrobacter sp. UWH4 genome and encodes:
- a CDS encoding acyl carrier protein, yielding MSSEEMKSKLKSFFMSDLGVDGDVLQFDTPLFGEEIGLDSVDSLEIISFVDSNFGVSMTGVAKENFQSIDTIAAYIEAHKA
- a CDS encoding beta-ketoacyl-[acyl-carrier-protein] synthase family protein, whose protein sequence is MTPDERRCVVTGLGVICAVGNNVEETWKSALESVSGIHKTTSVDTVNCYADLAAEVKCDTLDNLDAPEEKDRVSKLCIKAANEALADAGLSNFGDDQRVSVVIGSCVGGVLSIEQYHQHGRDASEIAKMPIAAIASQVAESCGAGGIVTNVANACAAGTISIAVACDLIRAGKADVVIAGGADSFAAVPYSGFLSLHALDENGCSPFNRCNGITLGEGAGIVIVESYEHAQKRSAKQYCEVLGSGVTSDANHITAPREDGVCLMEAINRAVKNSGIDKSDIGYVNAHGTGTGKNDNAEITAFKNFFGEDNASVSVSSTKVMTGHCLGAAGAIEAVFSIKALTTDTVLPTFPYSEEQSAALKEKVGSLDFVQNKARHKELKCVLSNNVAFGGTNAAIVFSKVPGEVSAQSAKAKKIAVTGLGIVSPLGNSKAAYLAAVAEDKKPESASVHSTIALDDYKELGIKMAFYRKLDNLGQLQTVSGMRALQDANFQVTDDNAKDIGIIVGTSEGGLGATYDFEELIAREGNSQGSAFKFPHTVYNAAGGYLSICSGIKGYGVTITTGPLSGLDSIGYSMNVIHDGQEQAMMATGTDENLPIITEFAQKLGVAAADVVVPFADNEGCVVGDGSVSIMLEEEGYAKARGAKVYCYALGFGHGRKNVKFGKLVGSDEALDKAIADALADAGISAGEIDAVCGFANGCKRIDDIEKGALKRVFGEKLASMPLFEVKERTGEGRAGSAALAAAEAALLLSGELAGDNAYFVAADGSVASKKVDAAGLKKILVISFAAGGSYSAVVFGK
- a CDS encoding SDR family NAD(P)-dependent oxidoreductase, coding for MKVALVTGASKGIGKACALRLARDGYTVVVNYSSSDEAANATLDQIKAEGGDGMIYKADVSKLDEVKVMVREVFKAYGRIDVLVNNAGIVRDEYLMMMNPATLDKCFDLNVKGYFYCAQQVAVKMYKQKSGVIINMSSVSSKFALAGQAVYSATKGAVNSLTQTLAKELGGFGIRVNAVAPGFIATEMIEAIPEETRKGYLEKIPLKRFGSADEVANIVSALASDQFAYVTGQVFVLDGGLSL
- the fabZ gene encoding 3-hydroxyacyl-ACP dehydratase FabZ translates to MMNIYEISEKIAQRPPFQMIEKVTELVPNESAVGIKNVSVNEPYFTGHFPGTPIMPGVLIVESCAQLCSLVIEKPAEDLKKNLYVLLKIDGFKFVKPVIPGDQLEISVKKTKEGGVLVGFDCIVKVNGNVHAKGALTFTSIPKESLGK
- a CDS encoding GSCFA domain-containing protein, whose amino-acid sequence is MNFFSKVDIPASDLRIDYKSNLVFIGSCFADNISAQFASRKFKVLANPFGTIYNPLSIAQMVKNIAEGKVYGDTDVFQDVCRDNGHGDNLWHCWDAHSSLSGHTREECIAKLNAATTQARDFLRKADAVFITLGTAFVYYLKDSGKPVSNCHRQDPALFERRMISVDEAASAICEIVENLRKIKNQTRIASPSARNDVARFTSDNTPRIVFTVSPLRHMSDGAHNNTLSKATLQLAVNSAISSVTTVPSASSGTFPTIDYFPSYEIVMDELRDYRFYESDMVHLSRTAEEYIFERMADTYCSEITCGHIAKVEKFLKGARHRIQDESAPATQDFLKKINAQATLLESDIPGLDLSDEKRPVK